AGATCAATACTCGGCTTAGCCTGTTATTCCTAGAGTGAGAATGTAAAATTCATTCTTTCATCGATGCAAAGTCAAAGACCTAAATTTCGCCACAGGCGTCGAGACTAAGATTCCCGGCTAAAATCCGCCTCCAACGCCTGTTTCAATGTGGTCATACAAGCCACCACCGTATCAGACTCATTCGCCTCGACGAGCAGCCTTAATACATGCTGTGTTCCGCTGTAACGGGCGAATAAGCGCCCCTGCCCCTGCAATCGACTCTCCCATGACTCGATCGTTTCCTGAAGGTGGGTCAGCTGCTCCAGTGGTCTTTTCTCTTTGACGGGGATAGAGGCCGTCTCTTGTGGAAACAACGATACCCGCCGAGCGAGCTCCGTTAGCGAAGAACGGGACTCTTTCAACAGCTGCATCACGCCAACCGCGGCCAAGAGGCCGTCACCTGTAGTCGCCCATTTCGCTATAATAATATGCCCGCTATTTTCACCGCCACAGCGCGCTCCGATCACGCGCATCCGCTCCGCTACATAACGATCACCGACCGCCACGCGTTCCATCACCCCTCCCGCTTGGGCAATGGCCTGATCGAGCCCCATGTTGCTCTGGATCGTCCCAACGAACGCAGTCCCTTCGCCACCCGCGCGGACCTCGGCGAGGCCCAGCACTCCCAAAAGCTGATCGCCGTCGATTAAAACTCCATCCGAATCGATGAAGACAACACGATCTCCATCTCCATCATGAGCAATTCCAAGATCGAATGCTCCAGCTGCGACGTGAGCCTGAACGACCTCGGGATACTCACTCCCAACCCCTGCGTTTATATTGTTTCCATCTGGAGCCGTGTGCAACGACCCCACCGAGGCTCCAAGTCGACTCAAAATCTCTGGAGTGGTCTGGAAAGTCGCGCCATAGCCGCAATCCACCGCAACGCGTAGTCCCGAAAAATCTAGATCGCCCAACAACTCGACGATGCTGTCGATATATGCCTGTGCGCCATCGAGAGTTTGAGAGAATCGACCGTCAACAGAGAGGTCGCCTGGTACACGATCGATATGAGCTTCAATTTCCTGCTCATCCACATCACTCAATTTACATCCGCTGCCATCAAAAAGCTTAAAACCGTTGTCCTCAGAGGGGTTGTGACTCGCCGAAACCACCACTCCCGCGACGCATTGCTTTGCGATTACCAAGCGCGCCACCGCCGGTGTGGGCACGACGCCGACATCTACTACCTCAAATCCCTCACATGCCAGACCCTGGGCAATCGCAGTGGATAGGCTTAACCCACTCGCGCGCGTGTCACGACCGATCAAGACCTGCCTTTTATTTGAATCAGACTTCCGTAGCCATGCACCCAATCCCGCACCGAAACGGAAGGCCCACTCCTTGCGCATAAGTGGGCCTCCCACGGGGCCCCGCACGCCATCTGTTCCAAAGTATTTTCGCATCCTCAACCCTGATGCGCGGCGCGCGCAGATTCCATCCAGCGAGACACTTGGCCTGCATCCATTGCATCCCGAGCATAAGCAATTCCGGCCGCAATCGAATCGACTCGCTCGGCAACATAGAGGCCGATTCCTGCATTCAATAAGACAGTATCGAGTAAGCCACCCGAGTCTTTTCCAGAGAATAGCTGCTGCAGGCGTTCAGCATTTTCTTCAGGGGAACCGCTCACGACGTCTCCAAAGCTCGTTTCTGGCAGATCAAAATCTCCAGCAGACCAGACTCCTTCTCGTCCGCTCAGTTCTCCCACCCCAAAATACTGTGTCGACCCCGAGGTAATTGCTTTATCGACAACTTCACCGCTCGAAGCCGTGCCATGAACCACGAACGCTCGCGCCCGATCAAGCTGCTGCAACGCCCGACCAATTGGCTCAACCAAGCTCGCTGCATACACACCCAACACCTGATACTTCGGCTGCGCTGGATGAATCAGTGGACCGAGCACATTAAAGACGGTTAGTTTTCCCTCTGCGGCCAGAGCCTTCCGCACAGGAACGATGTGCTTGAAGGCCGGATGATAAGACGGAGCAAAAAAGAAACCGAAGCCGGTTTTTTCAATTAAATCGGCAAGCTCGT
This genomic window from Opitutales bacterium contains:
- a CDS encoding phosphoglucosamine mutase; amino-acid sequence: MRKYFGTDGVRGPVGGPLMRKEWAFRFGAGLGAWLRKSDSNKRQVLIGRDTRASGLSLSTAIAQGLACEGFEVVDVGVVPTPAVARLVIAKQCVAGVVVSASHNPSEDNGFKLFDGSGCKLSDVDEQEIEAHIDRVPGDLSVDGRFSQTLDGAQAYIDSIVELLGDLDFSGLRVAVDCGYGATFQTTPEILSRLGASVGSLHTAPDGNNINAGVGSEYPEVVQAHVAAGAFDLGIAHDGDGDRVVFIDSDGVLIDGDQLLGVLGLAEVRAGGEGTAFVGTIQSNMGLDQAIAQAGGVMERVAVGDRYVAERMRVIGARCGGENSGHIIIAKWATTGDGLLAAVGVMQLLKESRSSLTELARRVSLFPQETASIPVKEKRPLEQLTHLQETIESWESRLQGQGRLFARYSGTQHVLRLLVEANESDTVVACMTTLKQALEADFSRES
- the trpD gene encoding anthranilate phosphoribosyltransferase — encoded protein: MNDSSLNALVASIADGVTMKEADVALLTLALIDEAVDAAAKKAVLVALHARGETPAEIAMLAAQFRTRAVQPSERIKKLADTAIDFVGTGGDRSNAFNISTAVCFILASCGVRVMKHGNRGATTPSGTADIQEVLGFRWDRSEDELADLIEKTGFGFFFAPSYHPAFKHIVPVRKALAAEGKLTVFNVLGPLIHPAQPKYQVLGVYAASLVEPIGRALQQLDRARAFVVHGTASSGEVVDKAITSGSTQYFGVGELSGREGVWSAGDFDLPETSFGDVVSGSPEENAERLQQLFSGKDSGGLLDTVLLNAGIGLYVAERVDSIAAGIAYARDAMDAGQVSRWMESARAAHQG